The sequence below is a genomic window from Ovis canadensis isolate MfBH-ARS-UI-01 breed Bighorn chromosome 1, ARS-UI_OviCan_v2, whole genome shotgun sequence.
GCTCACAATACTTTGCACACATTTTCAGAGAGTTCACAAATGCCTTTAAACCTATTCAAGAACCCCTTAAGGATCTGTGGTCTTCAGCTTCAGAACTGCCCTTTATGGTACATCGGGTGCTGATCCTAAGACACTGGCATCACCTGTTAATCCTCCCAGTCTCCTGTGTGAAACaaacgagaaattccaggagaagGCAACCACCAATGCCTGAGACGCTTGACCTTAAGCAGTCTgttgaagaaaggaaaatcacACATGGCCAAAATGTACCTCAATCCTAATTTTGAGGTTAAAAATATGACAAGAGTTCTCAAAATGAAATATGGAAAGACTGACCTTGGAGTTGATATAGCAATGTGTCatttatatccaaaatatagGAATGTGTAAAAATAGATGTCACTATACTAGCTTTTTCCAACAAATTTTCTAGTTCTAACAGTAGAAGTATATAAAATTTCTTAATTAAACACATAACCACCCAtctaagaaaaaaactgtaatatATGAACAAAGAAGAGATCTTCAGAGCAAGAACTCTACTGGGAAAAAACATGGGACAGAAATAAACTTATAGCCCACACTTACCTAGCAGAAGGGAAAATGGGCATTGATATAAGTTTAATTTATTGGAAAATGCTAGCAAAGAGCAATCAAAGTCACTTGCCCAGAATTAACCACATCTACTCCAAATAGCTACCGCATAGCCACTATGGAATTAACAATTCTCAAAGGCTTTAGAGGAACAAGaagataaactttttaaaaagtgttctaaaTGAAGACATCATTGCTTGAGAAGAGACACCCCCCTGTTCTCTCTGTGCCATTTCCAAGGCTATAATAATACTGTCACTTTAAAGGGACTTTTCCTCCTATAAAACTAGAGGATACTCCACCTAAATACACACTTTAAGTGGGGATGGATTCATGGAAAGGTCTCTCTCGTTGCAACTGTTTTTCAATCAGCAAATGGTTAAggaggtgagtgagtgagtgaaagtcgctcagtcatatccaacactttgcgaccccatggactgtagcccaccaggctctcctctgtccatgggattctccaggcaagaataatggagtgggttgccattcctttctccaggggatcttcccaaaccagggatggtgAAGGAAAGTCTTTTTGAAATAGCTATTAAGGATCATATAACTGAGATCATGGGAGTGGGGAAGGTCTCAGGTGGTCCATGCGATTCTTTAACTGAAGTCACTGCTGTCACTGTCACTACGTCTGTGCCACGCACGGACAAAAGTCAAGCAGCAAGTGGTCAAGGGAAGTGGAAGCCAGGAGGATTTTCAGTTAACATGCTCTTCCATAAAAAGAAGTCATCAAAGTTCTCCTGGAGTATTACCGTCTCTGTAGTCATGTGCACCCCGATCAGAAAGCCTGGCTCCTGCCTTCTTTATGGAGAATAAGTAGAAAAGCAGGCTAAGTCTGTGAACCAGCTCACAACACAGCTTTCTGTTTGGTCTACTCGTGAGCTGTGAAATGTCTGTAAGCAGGAAAAAACACTGGCCAGGACTAAAGGTCTCCTGATGAAATGAGTCAAGCTGTTAAGTAATGCTTGTGTCCACAACTCTGCACATGGTATCCTTGGCCTCTGTGTACCCAGCACTGTGAACAGCAAGGTCCAACAGCATATGACAATGGTGTAGATCTCTGAGATGGTCTATGTCCTACTGAATTGACCAGTTCTGGCTTGAGTTAAGTGACAGAGGCACAACCACACCAGACAATGACCACGCTGAGGTGGGACACACAGGAGGCAAAGCCCCGAGCTGAGGCAATCCAAAgcctagtggaagtgatgaggGCGTTGATGCAAGCCCAGGAACGCCTGAACGTATGTGTGGGAAATAAATGGTTTATGTCATGGATAGGAGTGGCAATAAAGGAAAGTTTAATATCCTTTAGCATCACAGAAGTATAAACGGAGAAGAGATGATATCTAGATAACTACTACACCTGGGCCAATACTAAATAAAACACACACCAATGGGGCACACACCCTCTTGTTCACAAACTCTACATCTCAGGGATTTTCACATGACCGCACAACAGCTGGTGGTGGTGAAGAagacaaaaaacagaaagaaggacATAGACAATGTGGTTAGAGCCAGGACAGGGCTGCTCCCTGATGAAGTGAAGATAATGACAACAGCACTCACAAAGCTGGAGAGGCCCAGCCAGGTGAGCTCTGCCAGCTTCTGTGAGGCTCTTTCTCTGCATTCTGCAGTTTTACGGATGTGAATTAAATGGCTGAACAAGGGAAAATTCTCTTGTCCTGACATGGACTCTAGGTCCTAGGCAGAAACATGGCATAGGGCAGAACAAGAGGACAAGCGCGGAACAAGACAGCTTGGGCTAAGACCTCTGCCAGCGCCCAGCTGAGACACCTCCCCCTGTTTTCTCAATGCGTGTGTTCTCTGTAAAACTATAGACTCAGAAGTATATTCCTATATAGAGGGAGTCTTCACTTCAACAGACTTAAGACTCAGTTACACTGAGTTCCtgccattattttttttcttcttttcatagcacCTCCCCAAGATGCTATACTCACAAAGGGTTGATGAACAAACAGCAAGGAGATGCTTATGGCCAATGGGTTAtaaggaatagaaagaaaataattctaatgGATCAAAAAATCCACTTCATCAATCAAggtgtatttttataaatatgagaATGGAGATGAGTGATTCTAAATAAATGAGTGATAATTCAGGGATGTAAAGGACAAAGGCCGAGAAATGAATACTGTGACATTCTGGAGGGGCATGACAGTTGAATTCTGAATTCAGACGTGAGATTTCATTGAGGGAGGCTGATCTAGACAGAGGGCTGAACCCAAAAGTTGATAGGAGATGACAAATTTATCAGGCAGCTTCTTTTACCAACAAACCCTGAAACTACAAACAGAGAACTGAGATCAAGGGAAGACTCCTGTATCAGCAAGACCTGGAAAGGAAGAGGTGGGTTTGTGATGCTGCCAGAATTGGGAAGGGGAGGCAGGAGTCAGCCAACAGCTGCCTGGAGCCTGGCATTTAGAGTCTGAAATAGCTTCTTTAGTGGAAAGGTCAGTCATAATCTCAGGTGAACACTGATTTTTCTCTGTCATTGGATGAAATGTTATGGGGTGAGAAGCAGAAACACAATAGCCTCTCTGTCAAAAACAGACAATCTATAATCTGCATGGAAAACACACAATGGATCCCAAGTCCCCTATAGAAATCttgcttctttccttttgttccttGTCAGAATTACTGCGCAGGTTCCTAAGGAAAGGAAGacctcccttttcctccctccatcATCACCTGCAACCTGGCTTCTGCCACATTCACTTTAAGGAAATTGCTCTTTCAAAGGTCACCGATGATGTTTTTATTGCTAAATCCAGCATCCTCTCTACTAAGATCTGATGCATTTAGTACCAGTGGACACTGCCTCCTAGAAACTTGCACTAACTTGGTTTCCATGACACTATACACTCCATCCTTCTCTCTGTCAAACAGTgtttttttgtctctctctctgactcttctCTTGCTTCCAACTCCATAAAAGCAAATGCTCCCCTACATCAATGCGTGGTTCCCTGACCTTtgctctcctctcccttccactGAAAGAGATCACCTATTTTCGTTTCATCATCACTTATACGTTGATTCCTCTGAAGCTTGTATTTCTAATCCCAAGTGGCACTCACATATGTCAAATTCTCCACTGGCCTGTTCTATATGTAGATCACACTATCATTTCAAATttagcattttaggaatcaaaatAATCATTTACCCTGTGCCTCTTCCAAATGAACATCCTCTCAATTGTTTTATCTGCATTAAAAGGACCATGTTTTTCCAAATTATATGTAATCAAAAATGTAGAGTAAAACCTAATTCAGTTCCAtattctatttatctttttttttttaatctcaggttTGCCCTTTTACTTTTACCGTAAGACCCTGCCACCAGTCTGAAATTGTTTACCTTTGATTTTATTCAATCAGCTCTCAGGATGATGATCAGTTACTCTTAATGTCTCCACTGCCTCTTTTCATCTACTACAAATGCATGCCCTTGAGTTTCCTTACGGCCAACAGAACACATGCAAATAATTCTTTGTTCACACCAAAATCTGTACTCTTCTCCAACCTCATATTCTTTTCTCCCATCAGTCTCTTCCtttccagtctttcccagggGTTACTGCAACTTTATGTCTTCTATAAATACCCCAGGCCTTAGAAAGTAtctttcaagtattttttaatcCCTTGGTAActgaaaggagcctggcgggctacagttcttggggttgcaaagaatcaaacacaactgagcaattaacacacaagACACGACTTTCAGTCACATGCACGCCTCTGCCTTTTTCCAAATCTGAGTTTATGCCATGCCCTTTCTGTGGCACTGCCAGTGCTCTATTCTCCCATCCTCTCCAAAGGCACATTTATTGTGTGCCAGCTGAGGGCATCAGGACAATACTGCTTGAGGCACACCAGTGACCTGCCTCTTTCCAGTGCTTTCCATCTTTACTCCCCTATCCTCGGCCTTTCCAGAGCTACCCAGACAGGAACCAGAACTTCTCACCTAAACTTTCACTGGCAAGAAGGCACCCAGAAGCCTCTCAGCAACCACATGGATTGGTTCACCTTGAAAACTCGACCCGGTTCTAAAGACTCAGGATTCATTGTCCTATATTCTGACATCAGGACCTTCCTTCCTGCAACAGAAAAAATCCAGAATTTCCACTTTGACTACTACCGAAGCTCAGgctgttttcttccaaggactaggAAACatattccagagaaggaaattaaagaaCAGAATCAGGCCCCGCCTCTCCTTCTGTTTTCCTGTTCTACTCTCAAACCTACTTTCTAGCCCTGCTGGTCTTTTCACAGGGACTGAAcatactctgcattcagatgcttatatctttccttttctccttggcttttcgcttctcttcttttcacagctatttgtaaggcttccccagacagccattttgcttttttgcatttcttttccatgtggatgatcttgatccctgtctcctgtacaatgtcacgaacctcattccatagttcatcaggcactctatctatcagagctagctatggtttttccagtggtcatgtaaggatgagagagttggactgtgaagaaggctgagcgccgaagaattgatgcttttgaactgtggtgttggagaagactcttgagagtcccttggactgctaggagatccaaccagtccattctgaaggagatcaaccctgggatttctttggaaggaatgatgctaaagctgaaactccagtactgtgggcacctcatgtgaagagctgactcattggaaaagactttgatgctgggagggattgggggcaggagaagaaggggacgacagaggatgagatggctggatggcatcactgacttgatggacgtgagtctgagtgaactcgagagttggtgatggacaagcaggcttggcgtactgtgattcatggggtcgcaaagagtcggacacgactgagcaactgaactgacctgaacataCTATTTTCACATCCAGCTACAAACTCTGGCACTCGATCCCAGTAGCCATATTCCTAGGCCAGCTCCACACCCACATCTCCCATTAGAGGGGACTCTTTCACATTGATTTCCAAACCATCTTTGGTTGACAGAATGATATTTCATAATTTCTGATGAAAACTAGAAACAATTGGTGAACCCTATATTCTCTAAATTTCATGGCATACATCAACTAACATATGGGAAGGGGAAGAGCCTAGTACCTGGATTCCCAGTAAAAGTTGCATCCCATTTCCtatttccagcagatcttcttatGTTACTTAAGTGGATTCGTGGTTTTGGTTGCTACTAaaatgtcttccctggtggtccagtggctaagaatccatgctcccagtgcagggggcctgggttcgatctctggtcagggaattataTCTTTTGACGCtcccttgtggtctagtggttaggatttggcactCTCACCGTGGcagcccgggttcgattcccggtcagggaagcctttcttcttcctctccgcctGCCACCTCGCCCATGACCCTCCTaccatttagggcttccctggtggctcagaggttaaagcatctgcccacaatgcaggagatccagttttgatccctgggttgggaagatgccctggagaaggaaatggcaacccactccagtactcttgcctggagaatcccatggaaggagaagcctggtaggctacagtccatggggtcgcaaagagtcagacatgactgagcgacttcacttcacttcacttcacttcaaattgTTTTATGTAAAAACTCCTCTCCCTGCTTGAATCGTATGATTccacaaatattaatatatactgtGTTCCTTCCATATTCAGAAATAATGGTTAAGTAAAATGGGTGAACTAGAAATAAATAAGACCTAATACTCAGCTTCAATTAAGAGAGGATAAGagatatatatgggcttccctgttggctcagatggtaaagaatcctgcctgaaatgcgggagacctgggttcagtccctgggttgggaagatcccctggagaagggcatggcaacccactccagtattcttgcctggagaatccccatggacaaaggagcctaaagggctacagcccatggtttcacaaagagtcagtaatgactgaaagactgagcaCAAGAGATAAATACACTAACATCTATAAATATGGGAAAGACACAGTGACATCCATAAAAGCTTCAAAATTACAACAATAATCATAATAATCATCCAGACACCATTCCATGAACTTTATGCATATTATAATATCTCATTTATGCTCACAATAACACTGTGAGGTGGAAAGGTTTATCTTTGTTttgcagaaaaggaaaggaaggttcagagaggctgagtaGCTTTCACAATAGTCAACCACTAGCAAATTTTACTCCAAAGTCTTTGATCCTAACCTCATGGGGAGTTGGAAAGAAGTGAAATAATGTTTAATTGAGACATCAAGGATGTCTTCATGAAATGAATCACTTTAGAGGTTGATTTTGAACAGTAGTTAGGATTTTACAAAACAGAGATGGATAAAGAAACTTCAagacaaaatgaaagcaaaaaaaaaaaaaaagaagaagaaggaaatcaGGTATGTATGAAAAACAGCAATTAGAGGTATTTGATTGAGAGATTAAGCCTAGGATGAAGCCAGACTGTGAAAGGCACTGGCTTTCAAGCTGAAGGATCTCCATTTAATTATGAGACAATAAGGTGTATAATCCCAACTCCAACTAACCCTTACTGTGCCACAAGCCATATAAGGTTTTACCACCTGGGATTTAGCTTAGAAAAAACTAGAGAGTGGGAACTGTCCATAGCTGAGCAGTAGAAGGATAACTTGAACAATGGCAGAGAGTGTTTTTGGTGGCAACTAAAAAGGCTGACCAGAAGGTCTGCCATAAGCTGAGAGAAGAGGAAATGAACAAGAGACTGCACAGAGGATGAACACAAAGATTCCATAGAATTCAGGGACAGGAAAAAGGGAGATAATGAAGCAAGAAAGGAGAGCTTTCGTTTGATATCTTAGAGGCAGAGCAGGTTTGAGTTGTGTCCAAAGCATAACAGTTTAAGTAGCAGCAGAGGGGATGAAGATAGAGGCCACTGGGGTTGTGCCAGGGTAGGTCACCACTCAACTTCCAGGACCTAGTGTACTGCCTGGGCATTAATACTAATTGCAAGTGTAATATATTAATGGAGTTATCACCAAAGATGAATACACATGAACCCTCAATGGCCAGGGAcccaaagaggaagagaggaaaaccaAGTGAGATGCTGACATCTCTGCAAATAGTAAACAGGTTACAAGAAAAATCAGTCGCAGTGAGGAATGGAAAACTCTGGCATAAAGAAACATCATGATAAGCATGATAGTGGCCATAGAAGCTGGAATCTGCTAGGAGTATGAAATGCTCACCTGCTGAATTAACTAGCGCTCAAATTGGACAGTACTGGACTTTCAGGTCCATGCCCAGCTGTcactaaatttaaaagcttttacacagcagaggaaaccataaacaaaatgaaaagacatcccATAAAATGGGAGCAAATACTTGCAAACAAAGCAATCAACaaaggattagtctccaaaataaaaaaacagctcatgcagcacAATGTTAAAACAAcacacaacccaatcaaaaactggtcAGAAGATCTAcgtagacatttcttcaaagaagacaaactaatggccaagaggcacatggaaagatgctcaacaccactaatcattagagaaatgcaaatcaaaaccacaacaccactaatcattagagaaatgcaaatcaaaaccacaagaagacatcacctcataccagtcagaatggctatcatttaaAGGTCtataaacaacaaatgctgatcaggggtgaagagaagggaaccctcctacacagttggtgggaatgtaaattgatacagccactcgGAAaatagtgtggaggttccttaaaaaactaaaaatagggtttccctggtggtccagtggttaagaatccatcttgcaatgcaaaggacactggctcgatccctggtccaggaagatcccataggccttagctgtgtgccacaacttgcaagcctgtactctagagcctgcaagccacagctcctgagcccacgtgctgcaactactgaagcctgagcaccaagaggccgtgctctgcaacaggagaagccacggcaatgaggaGCCCGCACACTGAGACAGAGGGGCCCCCACCAGCTGCGACTAGAGAAGGCCGTGGGCAGCAGCAGAGGCCCGCCGCAGTCCAAACATAATAAGCCAATGAACTTTTtcaaactaaaagtagaactgccatatgaaccAACAATCCctcttctgggcatatatctggagagaaccacaatttgaaaagacacatacaccccaatattcattgaagCATTAtacacaatagccaggacagagaagcaacctgaatgtccgcTGATagaggaatggagaaagaagacatagtacatatacacaatggaatattggtagccataaaaaaggagaaaagaataccATTTACtgtgacatggatggacctagagatgatcatactgagtgaagtaagtcagagaaaaacaatatcatatgctatcacttatatgtggaatctaaaacaatggtacagatgaacttatttacagaacaaaaaTAAGGCACagttgtagaaaacaaacttatagtttcCAAGAGGGAAGGAGTTGGggagataaactgggagattgggattgaagtatacatactactatatataaaatagataactagtaagaaccTACCTCCcagatagcacagagaactctacttaatacattgtaataacctatatgggaataaAATCTAAAAGAGAGTGAATATATCTATACCTGATTCgcttggctgtacagcagaaattaacattgtgaatcaaatattccaataaaacttaattaattttaaaaaaaaagaaacaccgtgagaatgaaaagaagaaacagagctgAGTGACAGAGACTGAAAgcactaatcatcagggagacAGAAAATACAGATACTCTAATGCTCTCACTCCCCTTAGCAGTAAACATGGAATTAATAAAAGATGAAGAGATTCCAAGGTTTTCAGTAGAAATCAGAATCCCAGAATATCCACAAGCAGAAGACACAGGGCCATCAGACTGAAGGACCCCTGAAGAGTGGAGTCAGGCCCCCCGGACGTGCCCAGCATGGCCTCTCATGTCTTCCATAACTCTACTCTCTACCCAACTCTCTCCCAGCACCAGAATCTGGGTCACAGTGGGGCGGAGCTCTGGCTATCTCCCGTGTCTAATAAGTAACTCCCAATTGACTTTCCAGCTCTTCCTTCCCCACCAATAGGTCTGACTGttggcatcagagggcaggcctGGAAAATCACTCACAGTTATTGGTGCTCTCCACCCCCATCCTCACCTGGAGGTGCATATAAACCTTGAAGAGCCTGAGATCTAAGAATGTGAAGCTCAGAAACTGGGTGAACAACCACTATGCTCTCTGTACCCTCATCctggtcactgctgctgctataaCAGCCCTAGGCCAAGAACATGAACAAGCTGATGCCTTGGGTCTCTGTCCTCGTCatcctcccagaagcctttgcTCAGACAGGTAGCGTGGTCAGGGTATGATCCAGGAACATGAGATGAGAAAAGATTGAATGTTCTTTTTCCCCTGCATTTATAGTCTGTCCACAGACCTCAGAGGGAAGGTATTTGTGTTCCCTAGAGAATCTTCCATTGACCATGTGACCCTGATCACAAAGCTGGAGAAACCTCTGAAGAACTTGACCTTGTGTCTCCGAGACTATAGTGACCTCTCCCGAGCCTACAGCCTCTTCTCCTACAACATCTATGGCAAGGATAATGAGCTACtcgttttaaaaaacagaattggAGAGTACAGTCTATACATTGGAAAAGCCAAAGTTACTGTTAGAGCTACCGAGGAGTTCCCCAGCCCAGTGCACATCTGTACCAGCTGGGAGTCTTCCACAGGCATCGCTGAATTCTGGGTCAACGGGAAGCCACTGGTGAAAAGGGGCCTGAAACAAGGTTATTCTGTGGGAGCTTACCCCAAGATTGTCCTGGGGCAAGAGCAGGATTCCTATGGAGGAGGGTTTGATAAGAGCCAGTCCTTTATGGGAGAGATTGGGGATTTATACATGTGGAACTCTGTCCTGTGGCCGGAAGAAATCCTACTTGTGTACCAGGGTTCCTCACTCATCAATCCCACCATCCTGGACTGGCAGGCTTTGAAATATGAAACCAAAGGCTATGTTATTGTCAAGCCCATGGTGTGGGGCTGAGGCCTGGAATCAACAAAAGCACTTGAAAATGCAACAACCAATACCCAAGAGTTCTACTTAAAGCAACTGGACACTAAATTGTAGATCTGTAGCTCTTTCTTCTTTGAATTTCCCATCTACAAGTAtgcctaatttaaaaaatgtactatGCCACCTGCATTTGTTTAGTGCTTGTCATAGTCCCAAACATTTTCTCTTATATCTACTTATTTGAAAATTGGTATTTAATTAACCAGAAAAATCAGCCTGCAAATTATGAGGAGGGAAATCTTTAAGTAACTAAAAAGACATGTCAGAGCATTCAATGGTCAGTAGCAACACTTACAAGCTACTATTAATCATTGCATTAACAATTC
It includes:
- the LOC138430094 gene encoding serum amyloid P-component, whose amino-acid sequence is MNKLMPWVSVLVILPEAFAQTDLRGKVFVFPRESSIDHVTLITKLEKPLKNLTLCLRDYSDLSRAYSLFSYNIYGKDNELLVLKNRIGEYSLYIGKAKVTVRATEEFPSPVHICTSWESSTGIAEFWVNGKPLVKRGLKQGYSVGAYPKIVLGQEQDSYGGGFDKSQSFMGEIGDLYMWNSVLWPEEILLVYQGSSLINPTILDWQALKYETKGYVIVKPMVWG